A stretch of the Betaproteobacteria bacterium genome encodes the following:
- a CDS encoding DUF302 domain-containing protein, which produces MYYTVETNKPFEQAATDLDAAVKKHGFGVMHIHDLGNTLRSKGMAFDEQCRVFEVCNPAQAAKVLASDMRLNMALPCRISVFTQKGKTMIGLIKPVEMLAALSTDPVLLQVAKEVEASTIRMVDEAK; this is translated from the coding sequence ATGTATTACACCGTTGAAACCAATAAACCGTTTGAACAAGCCGCGACAGACCTGGATGCCGCCGTAAAGAAGCATGGTTTTGGCGTCATGCATATCCACGATCTGGGCAACACCTTGCGCAGCAAGGGCATGGCCTTCGATGAACAGTGCCGCGTCTTTGAAGTCTGCAATCCCGCGCAGGCGGCGAAAGTGCTGGCTTCGGATATGCGCCTTAACATGGCATTGCCTTGCCGCATTTCCGTATTCACGCAGAAAGGCAAAACCATGATCGGCCTCATCAAGCCGGTCGAAATGCTGGCCGCGCTGTCGACGGATCCAGTCCTGCTGCAAGTGGCGAAAGAAGTCGAGGCATCCACCATTCGGATGGTTGACGAGGCGAAGTAA
- a CDS encoding diguanylate cyclase, with the protein MPVTSLNHYNLRAPRDLLDALRAFYCDVVGLKEGTRPPFNSFGYWLYAGDQAILHLSETRPGENRASGVTNTFDHAAFSCTGRRETEAHLAHCGVAFKTAVVPMTGQVQLFLLDPAGNGIELNFAGHEA; encoded by the coding sequence ATGCCCGTCACCTCCCTGAACCACTACAACCTCCGCGCCCCGCGCGATTTACTTGACGCCTTGCGCGCGTTTTATTGTGATGTTGTCGGCCTGAAAGAGGGCACTCGTCCGCCGTTTAATTCCTTTGGCTACTGGCTCTATGCGGGTGACCAGGCCATCTTGCATTTATCCGAGACCCGACCGGGCGAAAACCGCGCGTCCGGTGTAACGAATACCTTCGACCACGCCGCGTTCAGCTGCACCGGGCGACGGGAGACGGAAGCGCATCTTGCGCATTGCGGGGTGGCATTCAAGACAGCGGTGGTGCCGATGACAGGACAGGTGCAATTATTCCTGCTGGATCCGGCAGGCAACGGGATCGAGCTGAATTTCGCCGGGCACGAGGCCTGA
- the pap gene encoding polyphosphate:AMP phosphotransferase: MFESAEIGHKLKKSEFEKEEPKLRRALLDAQYRLLDKSKFPVIILVNGVDGAGKGETVNLFNEWMDPRHIHTHAFGASTDAELARPEMWRFWTSLPPKGRIGILFGSWYTDPILQRVMESEGRAEFQQRLARIRDHERMLVAEGALIVKLWFHLSQNAQKARLKLLSEKKKTAWRVTRDDWQHFKHYDEFVKVCELALRETSTGGAPWNIIEGTNHAYRSLTAGRMLLDAMEGRLKGPAKVIAATEPLPQPSIDRLDVLNTADYSRKLEHANYQKQLDKLQGELNLLTRHKKMRDRSIVMVFEGMDAAGKGSTIRRITRAMDARFYHIVPIAAPSDEERVQPYLWRFWRHVPPHGHAVIFDRSWYGRVLVERVEKFCRDEDWQRAYHEINEFEEQLADGGAIVAKFWLAISQAEQLKRFKERAKTPHKQFKITEEDWRNRKKWPAYERAVADMIDRTSTDIAKWNVIASDDKPWARVETLKRLVETIEEKL; encoded by the coding sequence GTGTTTGAATCCGCCGAAATCGGCCACAAGCTGAAGAAATCCGAGTTCGAGAAGGAGGAGCCCAAGCTCCGCCGCGCCCTGCTCGATGCGCAATACCGCTTGCTCGATAAAAGCAAATTCCCCGTGATCATCCTGGTCAACGGCGTGGACGGCGCGGGCAAGGGCGAGACCGTCAATCTGTTCAACGAGTGGATGGACCCTCGGCACATTCATACCCATGCGTTTGGCGCTTCCACCGACGCTGAGCTCGCCCGCCCCGAGATGTGGCGCTTCTGGACATCGCTGCCGCCGAAGGGGCGCATCGGCATTTTGTTCGGTTCGTGGTACACGGACCCCATTCTGCAGCGTGTCATGGAAAGCGAAGGCCGCGCGGAATTCCAGCAGCGCCTGGCGCGGATTCGCGATCACGAGCGCATGCTGGTGGCGGAAGGCGCGTTGATCGTGAAGCTGTGGTTTCATCTATCCCAGAATGCGCAAAAGGCACGCCTCAAGTTGCTGTCGGAAAAAAAGAAAACCGCCTGGCGCGTGACCAGGGATGACTGGCAACATTTCAAACACTACGACGAATTCGTCAAGGTCTGCGAACTGGCGCTGCGCGAAACCTCCACGGGCGGAGCGCCATGGAACATCATCGAAGGCACCAATCACGCGTATCGTTCACTGACCGCCGGACGCATGCTGCTGGATGCGATGGAAGGCAGACTGAAGGGGCCCGCCAAGGTGATTGCAGCGACCGAACCGCTGCCGCAACCGAGCATCGACAGACTCGACGTGCTCAATACCGCCGATTACTCGCGCAAGCTCGAACACGCCAATTATCAAAAACAGCTCGACAAACTGCAGGGCGAGCTGAACCTCCTCACCCGCCACAAAAAAATGCGCGACCGCTCCATCGTCATGGTGTTTGAAGGCATGGACGCAGCCGGCAAAGGCAGTACCATTCGCCGCATCACACGGGCGATGGATGCGCGCTTTTATCACATCGTGCCAATCGCGGCGCCGAGCGACGAAGAGCGCGTACAGCCGTATCTGTGGCGATTCTGGCGGCACGTTCCGCCACATGGCCACGCGGTCATCTTTGATCGTTCATGGTATGGCCGGGTGCTGGTGGAGCGGGTTGAGAAATTCTGCCGCGATGAAGACTGGCAGCGCGCCTATCACGAGATCAACGAATTTGAAGAGCAGCTCGCCGACGGCGGCGCCATCGTCGCCAAATTCTGGCTGGCCATCAGCCAGGCCGAGCAGCTCAAGCGCTTCAAGGAGCGCGCCAAGACGCCCCACAAGCAATTCAAGATCACCGAAGAGGATTGGCGCAACCGCAAGAAATGGCCCGCCTACGAACGCGCCGTGGCTGACATGATCGATCGCACGTCCACGGACATCGCGAAGTGGAACGTCATCGCCTCAGACGATAAGCCGTGGGCGCGGGTGGAGACGTTGAAGCGACTGGTTGAGACGATTGAAGAGAAGCTTTAG
- a CDS encoding disulfide bond formation protein B: MLVTGWYMQYGPGRQQPCPLCILQRYAFMALAFVCLLAAVHGPQRMGTLVYAAIADLIASAGIGLAVWQVTKGPSMTSCLADPIGEFVNGLPFANWWPEYFFANGGCADKYPPIFGLHAPQWALVSFATFLALITLAMLASIRQKSNA, translated from the coding sequence ATGCTTGTCACGGGCTGGTATATGCAATATGGGCCTGGTCGGCAACAGCCCTGCCCGCTTTGCATCCTGCAAAGATACGCGTTCATGGCGTTGGCGTTTGTTTGCCTCCTGGCAGCCGTGCACGGCCCCCAGCGTATGGGGACGCTCGTATACGCCGCGATCGCCGATCTTATCGCCAGCGCCGGAATCGGCCTTGCTGTCTGGCAGGTCACCAAAGGGCCATCGATGACCTCGTGCCTCGCAGATCCGATTGGTGAATTCGTCAACGGATTGCCATTCGCGAACTGGTGGCCCGAATACTTCTTTGCCAATGGTGGCTGCGCTGATAAATACCCACCGATTTTTGGACTTCACGCGCCGCAATGGGCGCTTGTCTCCTTTGCGACCTTCCTGGCACTGATTACTTTGGCAATGCTCGCCTCCATTCGACAGAAGTCCAACGCCTGA
- a CDS encoding DUF418 domain-containing protein, producing MSISFIAAFALHGGDGAGRKIVLLLAPAGRVALTLYISQSIAMAVLLSGFGFGLGATSGPADLLAIAIAIYASLLAASHMMQRYDIPGPLETLWRRYTYAPAPHRLPRL from the coding sequence ATGTCGATCAGCTTCATCGCCGCCTTTGCACTGCACGGTGGCGACGGCGCCGGCCGGAAGATCGTGCTGCTGCTCGCTCCTGCTGGACGCGTGGCGTTGACGCTTTACATCAGCCAATCAATTGCGATGGCGGTACTGTTAAGCGGATTCGGATTCGGGTTAGGCGCCACTTCCGGTCCCGCCGACTTGCTCGCGATCGCAATCGCCATCTATGCATCGCTACTCGCGGCCAGCCACATGATGCAGCGCTACGACATTCCCGGGCCTCTGGAAACGCTTTGGCGCCGTTACACCTATGCGCCCGCTCCGCATCGACTGCCACGTCTGTAA
- a CDS encoding histidine phosphatase family protein: MVYVVRHGEKLDDSKDPPLSVAGQERAARLARMLAASGVRGIYTTQYQRTILHAAPVARALNVTPIVHPAADTPGLAKKIAAYGADEVVLVVGHGNTVPEILKALGHSNPVKIDETEFDNLFVLVPGIKAPVVVRLKY, encoded by the coding sequence GTGGTTTACGTCGTGCGCCACGGCGAAAAACTTGACGACAGCAAGGATCCGCCGTTGTCTGTCGCTGGCCAAGAGCGCGCAGCCCGGTTGGCGAGGATGCTGGCCGCGTCTGGCGTGAGGGGAATCTACACAACCCAGTATCAGCGCACGATCCTGCATGCCGCGCCGGTCGCACGTGCCCTGAACGTTACGCCGATCGTCCATCCCGCCGCTGACACGCCGGGCTTGGCGAAAAAAATTGCGGCGTATGGCGCTGATGAGGTTGTGCTGGTGGTCGGTCACGGCAATACCGTGCCGGAAATCTTGAAGGCTTTGGGGCACAGCAATCCGGTAAAGATTGATGAGACGGAATTCGACAACTTGTTTGTGTTGGTCCCGGGGATAAAGGCTCCCGTTGTCGTGCGTCTCAAATATTGA
- a CDS encoding acyltransferase, producing MTSPAADAPQQPAASVPPTLPTHFPALDGLRGLAILLVLVHMLNLFEPQPGLAAYVVGRISNVGWTGLQLFFVLSGFLITGILLDTQRAKNYYSGFYARRALRIFRSTSPCWR from the coding sequence GTGACTTCGCCAGCCGCGGACGCGCCGCAGCAACCGGCGGCATCGGTTCCTCCGACGTTGCCGACGCATTTTCCCGCGCTGGACGGATTGCGCGGACTGGCCATTCTGCTGGTATTGGTCCACATGTTGAACTTGTTTGAGCCGCAGCCGGGTCTGGCTGCCTATGTCGTTGGCCGCATCAGTAACGTCGGCTGGACTGGCTTACAGCTATTTTTTGTGTTGAGTGGATTCCTGATCACCGGCATCCTGCTCGATACGCAGCGTGCGAAGAATTATTATTCCGGCTTCTACGCGCGGCGTGCGCTACGTATTTTCCGCTCTACTTCACCGTGTTGGCGGTAG
- a CDS encoding S9 family peptidase: MTATMSKKNKRLTADDLWKVQRPSSPTLSPDGSQVCVAVTKYDMEENKGSAHLWLLSTFGGEARELTQCGEKDGQPQWSPDGSSIAFVAKRGEGPATDEEPQIYLIAPDGGEARRLTHIAAGVSAIKWFADGSKLAFVSNVWPDLKSEKEQAKRLKEKKDDKVKAHVVDHTAFRYWDHWVSDGRVPQLHVVDVKTGKCRNLFAGGQYELPVFDTSAADYDISPDGRHIAFCFNPNPDRRGDQDHHIVEMDIRSGKAKSLTGASKFSHYNPAYSPDGKSIALLMCNYRRSVDDDAKVARIDRKSGKLTRWSDWDRYVNAPLKWAPDGGSIYFTADEHARLSVWQLAADAKKPTNVAQGGTVSEFDIKAGTLTFVRNNMSSAPKVFAAHADGTHARGIETFNDHLMAKFKLGEVREFTIRGWNNEPVQMWAIYPPDFDAKKKWPLVHNIHGGPHANWGDNFHFRWNNHVFAAAGQVVVCVNYHGSQGWGNQFTEANNGTWGTKEHADIEAGTDFMLTQGYIDADRMAATGGSYGGKMVAWMNGRNGAKKGGDRYKAYVCHAGCFDWASMYAGDAGYWFKHALKSTYWDDPVKYGSQNPLTFTKYMKTPTLVIHGALDYRVPDAQGLMYYSTLKTLNVPARLVFFPDENHWILKPQNSRLWYREYFAWLERYIGIGATKKKPS; encoded by the coding sequence GTGACCGCCACCATGTCGAAGAAAAACAAACGCCTCACCGCAGACGATCTGTGGAAAGTCCAGCGCCCGTCGTCGCCGACGCTTTCGCCCGATGGCTCACAGGTCTGCGTGGCCGTCACGAAATACGACATGGAGGAGAACAAGGGCAGCGCGCACTTGTGGCTGCTCTCGACTTTCGGCGGCGAGGCGCGGGAACTCACCCAATGCGGCGAGAAAGATGGCCAGCCACAGTGGTCGCCGGATGGTTCATCAATCGCCTTCGTGGCCAAGCGCGGTGAAGGACCAGCGACCGACGAAGAGCCGCAGATTTACCTGATCGCACCCGATGGCGGCGAAGCGCGCCGGCTCACCCATATCGCCGCCGGCGTCTCAGCAATAAAATGGTTCGCGGATGGCAGCAAGCTCGCGTTTGTCTCAAACGTGTGGCCAGATCTGAAAAGCGAGAAGGAACAGGCGAAACGGCTCAAGGAAAAGAAGGACGACAAGGTCAAGGCGCACGTGGTCGATCACACGGCGTTTCGCTACTGGGATCACTGGGTTTCCGATGGACGTGTGCCGCAGTTGCATGTGGTGGATGTGAAAACCGGTAAATGCCGCAACCTGTTTGCCGGCGGCCAATACGAGTTGCCGGTATTTGACACCAGCGCCGCGGACTACGATATTTCGCCCGATGGCAGACACATTGCCTTTTGCTTCAATCCGAATCCGGATCGGCGCGGCGATCAGGATCACCACATCGTCGAAATGGACATCAGATCCGGCAAGGCGAAATCCTTGACCGGTGCGTCGAAATTTTCGCACTACAACCCGGCATATTCGCCGGACGGGAAATCGATTGCGCTGCTGATGTGCAACTACCGGCGCTCGGTGGATGACGACGCCAAGGTTGCACGCATCGACCGCAAGAGCGGAAAACTCACGCGCTGGTCCGACTGGGATCGATACGTGAATGCCCCGCTGAAATGGGCGCCCGATGGCGGCAGCATTTACTTCACGGCCGACGAACATGCCCGCCTCAGTGTCTGGCAGCTCGCCGCCGATGCGAAGAAACCCACCAACGTCGCACAAGGCGGTACCGTCAGTGAGTTCGACATCAAGGCCGGCACGCTGACGTTCGTGCGCAACAACATGTCATCCGCGCCGAAAGTTTTCGCCGCCCATGCGGACGGAACCCATGCGCGCGGCATCGAAACATTCAACGATCACTTGATGGCAAAGTTCAAGCTCGGCGAGGTCAGGGAATTCACGATCAGGGGATGGAACAACGAACCAGTGCAAATGTGGGCTATCTATCCGCCGGATTTCGACGCGAAGAAGAAATGGCCGCTGGTGCACAACATCCACGGCGGGCCGCACGCCAACTGGGGCGACAACTTCCATTTCCGCTGGAACAACCACGTCTTCGCCGCGGCAGGCCAGGTGGTGGTATGCGTGAATTACCACGGCTCGCAAGGCTGGGGAAACCAGTTCACCGAAGCCAACAACGGCACCTGGGGCACCAAGGAACACGCCGACATCGAAGCCGGCACCGATTTCATGCTGACTCAGGGTTACATTGATGCCGACCGCATGGCCGCGACCGGCGGCAGCTACGGCGGCAAGATGGTGGCGTGGATGAACGGCAGGAACGGGGCGAAGAAGGGTGGCGATCGCTACAAAGCGTATGTCTGTCACGCCGGCTGTTTCGACTGGGCATCGATGTACGCGGGCGACGCCGGCTACTGGTTCAAGCACGCGCTGAAATCGACGTACTGGGATGATCCGGTCAAGTACGGCTCTCAGAATCCGCTGACGTTCACCAAATATATGAAGACGCCAACGCTTGTGATCCACGGCGCGCTTGATTATCGCGTGCCGGATGCGCAGGGGCTGATGTATTACAGCACGCTAAAGACGCTGAATGTGCCGGCACGCTTGGTGTTTTTTCCGGATGAAAACCACTGGATACTGAAGCCGCAGAATTCGCGGCTTTGGTACAGGGAGTATTTTGCGTGGTTGGAGAGGTACATTGGAATTGGCGCGACGAAGAAGAAACCGTCCTGA
- a CDS encoding DUF3429 domain-containing protein yields the protein MSQSLRLPHLLGLAGTFPFIAGAATLWFGPSAYAAPALQAIITYAAIILSFLGGIQWGTGVSVSETAPKSARTLFLLSVVPSLLSWAMLFLDTPAARLIVAIFLFGFVWLIDALLHLQKLIPHWFFRLRSIITPVVIASLTAALMRT from the coding sequence ATGTCCCAATCATTGCGCCTCCCCCATTTGCTTGGCTTGGCGGGCACATTTCCTTTCATCGCCGGTGCCGCGACCCTCTGGTTTGGCCCTTCGGCCTATGCCGCTCCCGCGCTGCAGGCCATCATCACTTATGCCGCGATCATCCTGTCATTCCTCGGTGGAATCCAATGGGGCACCGGCGTATCCGTCAGTGAAACCGCGCCGAAAAGCGCGCGAACCCTGTTCCTGCTGTCGGTCGTACCATCGCTGCTGTCCTGGGCGATGCTGTTCCTCGACACGCCCGCCGCCAGACTGATCGTGGCGATCTTTCTATTCGGTTTCGTCTGGCTCATCGACGCGTTGCTACACCTTCAGAAACTGATTCCCCACTGGTTTTTCCGCCTGCGAAGCATAATCACTCCCGTCGTTATCGCTTCCCTGACCGCCGCGCTGATGCGCACCTGA